A stretch of DNA from Paenibacillus albus:
ATGGGCAGTTTGGAGGAGCACTGGCAAATCCGCCATGCGCTCACGGGGCAGGATGCAGAGCTGTCGCTTCGGCTTATCGAGAAGCATATTGAATACGTAAAGGTGATCATGCTGTGATGTATACAAGTTAGACATCTTGTCGATGACAATCCCCTATGCTACGTTGGTTCTACCAACGATTAGGAGGAATACTCTACAATGAAGATTACCGATATTCGCACTTATATTCTCGGCAACCCTTGGAAGAACTGGCTGTTCGTACTCGTTGACACCGACGAAGGCATTACCGGACTCGGCGAAGGGACGCTGAACGGCTTCGCCAAGACGGTGGAAGCAGCCATTCATGAACTGAAGCATCTGATTATCGGACGAGATCCGTTTGATGTAGAGACAATCAGCCTGAAGCTGTTCCGTGACGTCTATTCCGACGGAGGCCAGATTCAAGGCTCCGCGCTGGCAGCCATTGAAACCGCTTGCTGGGACATTATGGGCAAGGCTACGAATCAGCCGCTCTACAAGCTGCTAGGCGGCAGCTGCCATGATAAGCTTCGCGCCTATGCGAACGGCTGGTACCGCGGGGAGAATACGCCGGAGAACTTCTTCGAGAAAGCGAAGATTGTTGCGGGCAAAGGCTATACCGCGCTGAAGTTCGATCCGTTCGGCGCTGCGTGGCGCACGGTGACGAGGCAGGACTTCTCGGCAGCAATCGAGAATATCGCTGCGGTGCGCGAAGCGGTCGGCCCGGATGTCGACATTCTCATCGAAGGGCATAACCGCTTCAGCGTGCATACCGCGCTGCAGTTCGCGGATGCGATGCTGAAATATGAGCCAACGTGGTTCGAG
This window harbors:
- a CDS encoding mandelate racemase/muconate lactonizing enzyme family protein, which encodes MKITDIRTYILGNPWKNWLFVLVDTDEGITGLGEGTLNGFAKTVEAAIHELKHLIIGRDPFDVETISLKLFRDVYSDGGQIQGSALAAIETACWDIMGKATNQPLYKLLGGSCHDKLRAYANGWYRGENTPENFFEKAKIVAGKGYTALKFDPFGAAWRTVTRQDFSAAIENIAAVREAVGPDVDILIEGHNRFSVHTALQFADAMLKYEPTWFEAPVPPHLISSMVEVARRSPVPVACGEDYYSREQFAELLRHDAVHIIQLEPQFLGISASKQVCGMVHAHNGVTAPHSAQGPVCSVVCSHLNMATPNFFLHEIFDEFNEPWEENVLQPPLKVQNGFLVPPEGPGLGVELNLEELDKHPYQVGNWLPLFKQGWEKRETVK